The Vicia villosa cultivar HV-30 ecotype Madison, WI linkage group LG1, Vvil1.0, whole genome shotgun sequence genome includes a region encoding these proteins:
- the LOC131644908 gene encoding putative pentatricopeptide repeat-containing protein At1g12700, mitochondrial, with product MWFARSRLISYSNSLFSFHFLFKPFSHSLHQFTPNHDALSTFHSLLHMHPTPSIIQFNKILGFLAKTKNHYTTVISLSHQLEFNGITPNIVTLNILINCYSHLGQLNFAFSTLGKILKLGYEPTTVTLNTLVNGLCLNGKVSEALHFHDYVVAHGLHFDKFGYASLINGLCKMGETRVAVQMLRKIEGKLVRLNEVMYSTIIDSFCKDKCVDDAYELYCEMIAKRISPDVVTFSSLIYGFCIVGQLKKASSFLKEMVLKNIYPDVYTFTILVDALCKEGNVKEAKNLLVVMMKEGVIPNIVFYNSLMDGYCLVNEVNKAEHMLRTISRMGVTPNVRSYNIMINGFCKMKMVNEALSLFNEMCCKGITPNTVTYNSLIDGLCKSGRISHAWKLVDEMHDKGQPADIFTYSSLIDALCKNHLVDKAIALVKRIKDHGILPNMCTYNILIDGLCKGGQLKNAHNIFKDLLTKGYGLDVQTYNIMINGFCKEGLFDESEALLSKMEDNGIIPNAVTYETIIRALFRKDENEKAVKLLREMIARGLL from the coding sequence ATGTGGTTCGCAAGGTCAAGGTTAATTTCTTACTCCAATTCTCTTTTTTCATTTCACTTTCTCTTTAAACCGTTTTCTCACTCTCTGCATCAATTTACTCCCAATCATGACGCCCTTTCCACTTTCCATAGCTTGCTCCACATGCATCCTACTCCATCCATTATCCAATTTAACAAGATTTTAGGGTTTCTTGCCAAGACTAAGAACCATTACACTACTGTTATTTCACTTTCTCACCAATTAGAATTCAATGGAATTACTCCAAATATTGTTACTTTGAACATCTTGATCAATTGTTACTCCCATCTAGGTCAATTGAATTTTGCATTTTCTACATTGGGAAAGATTCTTAAATTAGGTTATGAACCGACTACTGTAACCTTGAACACACTTGTCAATGGTTTGTGCCTTAACGGTAAGGTCAGTGAAGCTTTGCATTTTCATGATTATGTGGTTGCACATGGGCTTCACTTCGATAAATTTGGTTATGCGTCCTTGATTAATGGGTTGTGTAAAATGGGGGAAACAAGGGTCGCCGTGCAAATGTTGAGAAAGATTGAAGGGAAATTGGTCAGACTTAATGAGGTGATGTATAGCACAATTATTGATAGTTTCTGTAAAGATAAATGTGTAGACGATGCCTATGAGTTATATTGTGAAATGATTGCAAAGAGAATTTCTCCTGATGTTGTCACTTTTAGTTCGCTAATCTATGGATTTTGTATTGTTGGTCAATTGAAAAAAGCGTCTAGTTTTCTAAAAGAGATGGTGTTGAAAAACATCTACCCAGATGTTTATACTTTTACTATATTGGTCGATGCTCTTTGTAAGGAGGGAAATGTGAAAGAAGCTAAGAATCTATTAGTTGTGATGATGAAAGAAGGTGTAATACCTAATATTGTTTTTTACAATTCATTAATGGATGGGTATTGTCTAGTTAATGAAGTGAATAAGGCCGAACATATGTTGAGAACTATTTCTCGAATGGGAGTGACACCTAATGTTCGGAGCTATAATATCATGATTAATGGATTCTGTAAGATGAAAATGGTAAATGAAGCCTTGAGTCTCTTTAATGAAATGTGTTGCAAAGGAATTACTCCTAATACAGTGACTTACAATTCTCTCATTGACGGTTTGTGCAAATCAGGGAGAATCTCGCATGCTTGGAAGCTTGTTGATGAGATGCATGATAAAGGTCAACCTGCTGATATATTCACTTACAGTTCTTTAATAGACGCTTTATGCAAAAACCATCTTGTTGACAAGGCTATTGCATTAGTAAAAAGAATCAAAGACCATGGCATTTTACCAAATATGTGCACGTACAATATACTTATCGATGGGCTATGCAAAGGGGGTCAACTTAAAAATGCACATAATATTTTTAAGGATCTTTTGACTAAGGGTTATGGTCTAGATGTCCAAACATATAATATTATGATCAATGGTTTTTGTAAAGAGGGCTTGTTTGATGAATCAGAGGCCTTGCTGTCAAAAATGGAGGACAATGGTATCATTCCTAATGCTGTAACGTATGAAACTATTATCCGAGCTCTCTTTCGTAAAGACGAGAATGAAAAGGCGGTGAAACTTCTTCGTGAAATGATTGCTAGAGGTCTACTATAA
- the LOC131623040 gene encoding uncharacterized protein LOC131623040 has translation MLMRNLDQSEGLCNGTRLTVTRLAAHVIEAKIISGKNIGNTIYIPRMSLSPSQSPWPFKLVRRQFPIIVSFAMTINKSQGQSLDHVGLYLPKEVFSHGQLYVAISRVKSKKGLKILIHDNDREPMSTTTNVVFKEVFQNV, from the coding sequence ATGTTAATGCGCAATCTAGATCAGTCTGAAGGCTTGTGCAATGGTACACGACTCACTGTAACAAGGCTTGCTGCTCATGTCATTGAAGctaagatcatttctggaaaaaatATTGGGAACACTATTTATATTCCTAGAATGTCTTTGTCCCCCTCACAGTCGCCGTGGCCATTTAAATTGGTGAGACGCCAATTTCCAATTATTGTTTCCTTCGCCATGACAATTAACAAGTCTCAAGGGCAATCTCTAGACCATGTTGGTTTGTATTTGCCAAAGGAAGTTTTTAGTCATGGTCAATTATATGTGGCTATCTCTAGAGTGAAATCCAAAAAGGGATTAAAGATTCTTATTCATGACAATGATAGAGAACCCATGAGTACTACCACTAATGTTGTATTCAAAGAAGTGTTCCAAAATGTTTAA